A region of Bacillota bacterium DNA encodes the following proteins:
- a CDS encoding Gfo/Idh/MocA family oxidoreductase, protein MKNGKVRVGIIGAGNIAQNAHIPSYLKQKDVEIIAVCDINESRAKEVANKYDIKYVTSSFQELISIEEVDAVSICTGNNFHQPAAVAAANAGKHILCEKPMAMNVEEAESMLRAAKENNIIFMMGFVNRFRADSKVIKALSDAGKFGDIYSAKACWLRRRGTPLGWFTNLSKSGGGPVIDIGVHVIDLAWYFMGKPKPVRVSAVTYNKIGNYQTKGVSRWTALDTDNLVFETEDSASGLIRFDNGASMSFEVSWAINTKDTGMYTQIFGSKAGARINPLEIYSEEENYLMDSTPIVRDENAFDNQIRHFIDCVKEGKQPISPAEDGYLVQKILNGIYDSAKLGKEVEL, encoded by the coding sequence ATGAAAAATGGCAAAGTAAGAGTCGGGATTATAGGGGCCGGAAACATCGCCCAAAATGCGCATATACCTTCATATTTGAAGCAAAAGGACGTAGAAATAATTGCAGTTTGCGATATTAATGAATCAAGGGCAAAGGAAGTTGCGAATAAATATGACATAAAGTATGTTACATCAAGTTTCCAGGAACTCATTTCTATTGAAGAAGTAGATGCAGTAAGCATTTGTACGGGAAATAATTTTCATCAACCGGCTGCTGTCGCTGCGGCAAATGCAGGTAAACATATACTTTGCGAAAAGCCGATGGCAATGAATGTCGAAGAAGCCGAATCCATGCTCAGAGCCGCAAAGGAAAATAATATTATATTTATGATGGGATTTGTTAACAGATTCCGGGCAGACAGTAAAGTTATTAAAGCATTGTCCGATGCGGGGAAATTTGGAGATATTTATTCTGCAAAAGCCTGCTGGTTAAGAAGAAGAGGAACTCCCCTTGGATGGTTTACCAACCTTTCAAAGTCCGGTGGCGGTCCTGTTATTGATATCGGGGTCCATGTAATTGATCTGGCATGGTACTTTATGGGCAAACCAAAACCTGTAAGAGTCAGTGCAGTTACATATAATAAAATTGGAAATTATCAGACTAAGGGTGTATCAAGATGGACTGCCCTGGATACCGACAACTTGGTGTTCGAAACTGAAGACTCTGCCTCCGGATTAATAAGGTTTGATAATGGTGCATCCATGTCTTTTGAAGTGAGTTGGGCAATTAACACCAAAGATACAGGCATGTATACCCAAATATTCGGGTCAAAAGCAGGAGCCAGGATCAACCCTCTTGAAATATACAGTGAAGAAGAAAACTACCTGATGGATTCTACACCTATAGTAAGGGATGAAAATGCTTTCGACAACCAAATAAGACATTTTATTGATTGTGTAAAAGAAGGAAAGCAACCAATATCTCCTGCCGAAGACGGGTACCTGGTACAAAAAATTCTTAACGGTATCTACGACTCTGCGAAACTGGGCAAGGAAGTTGAATTATAA